From Nicotiana tabacum cultivar K326 chromosome 20, ASM71507v2, whole genome shotgun sequence, one genomic window encodes:
- the LOC107789635 gene encoding coiled-coil domain-containing protein SCD2-like, translated as MQGQGHARSASGSNAVRRPQNAKAAAQRLAQVMAYQQADDDDEEDELYEYNPVALAPSTAAIGLGGRPNRTRTPLSVRTSIEPQASTTRPASLGIRPSASTDSLGQKPVRASTEANASATRPASIRTSIEQHALTARPASVLGIRPSSSSESLDQQPMSARSTTPIRTSLRSGSSLEHQQQQHVHVHQHSHSSIQTTSSTSAAVPSKLTFQSKNTLEQPPSARAPTTPLAGNQLSSQSSIPEQPLSARALAANRSGHFGGKSVPVVPSNVPLSLRPVGSNAAAIEPQPEARKDKRLSVDFGTFKYKEPPTQPSSSALQDEVDMLQEENESLLEKLRLAEERCEEAEARARQLEQQVANLGEGVSMEARLLSRKQAALQQREAALKVAAQTYGGKSDELAALRTEAESLRTMTRRMILSQEEMEEVVLKRCWLARYWSLCVHYGIHTDVAGAKQEYWSSLAPLPLEVVLEAGQKAKDENSLLYNDPEEREALPHDLSELSGDGNVESMLLVDKGLRELTSLKVEGAVALAMAQQRRLTALRATDDMRLPMEGQSFSEAFELSPEETEDVQFKQAWLTYLWRRAKNHGVEPDIAEERLQFWINQGGQPLTSHDAVHVERGLIELKKLGIETQLWKESRRSIDPENTQKMQKENDF; from the exons ATGCAGGGTCAGGGGCACGCGCGGTCAGCGTCAGGGTCAAATGCGGTACGGCGGCCGCAGAATGCAAAGGCGGCGGCGCAGAGGCTGGCTCAGGTAATGGCGTATCAACAAGCCGATGACGACGATGAGGAAGACGAGCTGTATGAATACAACCCTGTGGCTTTGGCTCCCTCTACTGCTGCTATTGGCCTTGGTGGAAGGCCCAATCGAACTCGTACTCCTCTG TCAGTCCGGACATCCATCGAACCACAGGCATCGACTACCCGTCCGGCATCACTAGGAATCCGGCCATCTGCATCTACTGACTCTTTAGGTCAAAAG CCAGTTCGTGCATCCACAGAAGCAAATGCATCAGCTACACGTCCAGCATCAATCCGTACATCCATAGAACAACATGCACTGACTGCACGTCCAGCATCAGTATTAGGAATCAGACCATCTTCGTCTTCGGAGTCTTTAGATCAGCAGCCTATGTCAGCTCGTTCAACGACGCCTATTCGAACTTCTCTCCGATCAGGCTCCTCCTTAGAACATCAACAGCAACAGCATGTACATGTTCATCAACATTCTCATTCATCTATCCAAACCACTTCTTCTACTTCGGCAGCTGTCCCGAGTAAGCTAACTTTTCAATCTAAAAACACTTTGGAACAACCACCATCTGCTCGCGCACCTACTACACCTTTGGCTGGCAATCAATTATCGTCTCAATCCAGCATCCCGGAACAGCCTCTATCTGCTCGTGCTCTAGCAGCTAACCGCTCGGGTCACTTCGGTGGCAAGTCAGTTCCTGTTGTACCTTCTAATGTGCCTCTCTCGCTCAGGCCAGTTGGTTCTAATGCAGCTGCAATTGAGCCTCAACCTGAAGCTCGTAAAGATAAAAG GTTATCAGTAGATTTTGGTACTTTCAAGTATAAAGAACCTCCCACTCAGCCGTCTTCATCTGCTTTACAAGATGAG GTTGACATGCTTCAAGAAGAGAATGAAAGTTTACTCGAAAAG CTTCGACTTGCAGAAGAGCGTTGTGAAGAAGCTGAGGCAAGGGCTAGGCAGCTTGAGCAGCAG GTTGCCAATCTTGGGGAAGGTGTGTCAATGGAGGCTCGTCTTTTAAGCAG GAAACAAGCAGCTTTACAACAAAGGGAG GCTGCTCTAAAAGTTGCAGCACAAACTTATGGTGGAAAAAGTGATGAGCTTGCAGCTCTTCGAACAGAAGCTGAG TCCCTGCGAACTATGACTCGAAGAATGATACTGAGTCAAGAAGAGATG GAAGAGGTTGTTCTCAAGAGGTGTTGGCTTGCACGCTATTGGAGTTTATGCGTCCACTATG GTATTCACACAGACGTAGCTGGAGCAAAACAAGAATACTGGTCATCCCTTGCCCCTTTACCTTTGGAAGTTGTGTTGGAGGCAGGGCAAAAAGCTAAAGATGAGAACTCATTAC ttTACAATGATCCAGAGGAAAGGGAAGCACTTCCGCATGATCTGAGTGAACTTTCAGGAGACGGGAATGTTGAAAGTATGCTACTAGTGGATAAAGGTCTTCGGGAACTGACATCACTAAAG GTAGAAGGAGCAGTAGCCCTAGCAATGGCCCAACAAAGGCGCCTAACTGCACTCAGAGCTACAG ATGACATGAGGCTACCAATGGAAGGCCAGAGCTTTTCAGAAGCATTTG AATTGAGTCCGGAGGAGACAGAAGATGTGCAGTTTAAGCAG GCGTGGCTCACATACTTGTGGAGAAGAGCCAAAAATCATGGAGTGGAACCAGATATTGCAGAGGAGAGATTACAGTTTTGGATTAACCAAGGTGGTCAACCTCTCACTTCACATGATGCTGTTCATG TCGAGCGTGGCCTCATAGAGCTCAAGAAATTGGGGATTGAAACCCAATTATGGAAAGAATCTCGCCGATCCATAGATCCTGAAAACacccaaaaaatgcaaaaggaAAATGATTTTTGA